In Lutra lutra chromosome 5, mLutLut1.2, whole genome shotgun sequence, a single genomic region encodes these proteins:
- the MYOZ3 gene encoding myozenin-3 isoform X1, with the protein MIPKEQKGPVMAATGDLAGPAPLLDLGKKLSVPQDLMMEELSLRNNRGSLLFQKRQRRVQRFTFEFAASPRMIVDGSAKEKVLGSKVTGSAELGTVANGPEGQNCRSELHIFPASSQGPEDAQSAAFPTERACSPSTLAPGYAEPLKGVPPEKFNHTAIPKGYRCPWQEFISYRDYQSDGRSHTPSLAQHRNFNKTPVPFGGPLVGETIPRAGTPFAPELISGLELLRLRPSFNRVAQGWVRNLPESEEL; encoded by the exons CCCCTCTGCTGGACCTGGGCAAGAAGCTGAGCGTGCCCCAGGACTTGATGATGGAAGAGCTCTCGCTACGCAACAACAGAGGATCCCTCCTCTTCCAGAAGAGACAGCGCCGGGTTCAGAGATTCACCTTTGAGTTTGCAGCCAGCCCGAGGATG ATCGTGGATGGAAGTGCCAAGGAGAAGGTGTTGGGGTCGAAGGTGACAGGATCAGCGGAGCTGGGGACT GTTGCCAATGGCCCTGAGGGGCAGAACTGCCGCTCTGAGCTCCACATCTTCCCAGcctcatcccagggccctgaggatGCCCAGTCTGCAGCTTTCCCCACGGAGCGCGCCTGCAGCCCCAGCACCCTGGCACCAG GCTATGCCGAGCCACTGAAGGGTGTCCCGCCAGAGAAGTTCAACCACACGGCCATCCCCAAGGGCTACCGCTGTCCTTGGCAGGAGTTCATCAGCTACCGGGACTACCAGAGCGATGGCAGAAGTCACACCCCCAGCCTTGCCCAGCATCGAAATTTCAACAA GACCCCGGTGCCCTTTGGAGGACCCCTGGTGGGGGAGACTATTCCCAGAGCAGGTACCCCCTTCGCCCCGGAGCTCATCAGTGGCTTGGAACTCCTTCGCCTCAGACCCAGCTTCAACAGAGTGGCGCAGGGCTGGGTCCGCAACCTCCCTGAGTCTGAGGAGCTGTAG
- the MYOZ3 gene encoding myozenin-3 isoform X2: MIPKEQKGPVMAATGDLAGPAPLLDLGKKLSVPQDLMMEELSLRNNRGSLLFQKRQRRVQRFTFEFAASPRMVANGPEGQNCRSELHIFPASSQGPEDAQSAAFPTERACSPSTLAPGYAEPLKGVPPEKFNHTAIPKGYRCPWQEFISYRDYQSDGRSHTPSLAQHRNFNKTPVPFGGPLVGETIPRAGTPFAPELISGLELLRLRPSFNRVAQGWVRNLPESEEL; the protein is encoded by the exons CCCCTCTGCTGGACCTGGGCAAGAAGCTGAGCGTGCCCCAGGACTTGATGATGGAAGAGCTCTCGCTACGCAACAACAGAGGATCCCTCCTCTTCCAGAAGAGACAGCGCCGGGTTCAGAGATTCACCTTTGAGTTTGCAGCCAGCCCGAGGATG GTTGCCAATGGCCCTGAGGGGCAGAACTGCCGCTCTGAGCTCCACATCTTCCCAGcctcatcccagggccctgaggatGCCCAGTCTGCAGCTTTCCCCACGGAGCGCGCCTGCAGCCCCAGCACCCTGGCACCAG GCTATGCCGAGCCACTGAAGGGTGTCCCGCCAGAGAAGTTCAACCACACGGCCATCCCCAAGGGCTACCGCTGTCCTTGGCAGGAGTTCATCAGCTACCGGGACTACCAGAGCGATGGCAGAAGTCACACCCCCAGCCTTGCCCAGCATCGAAATTTCAACAA GACCCCGGTGCCCTTTGGAGGACCCCTGGTGGGGGAGACTATTCCCAGAGCAGGTACCCCCTTCGCCCCGGAGCTCATCAGTGGCTTGGAACTCCTTCGCCTCAGACCCAGCTTCAACAGAGTGGCGCAGGGCTGGGTCCGCAACCTCCCTGAGTCTGAGGAGCTGTAG